From Streptomyces sp. TLI_235, a single genomic window includes:
- a CDS encoding helix-turn-helix protein (manually curated), with product MLFLTIPHMVGHVRAQGADIRRKRELLGHGLTRFAQQVGVSPAHLSRIERGLRGAQPEVMKRIATGLGVDIEDISTQTNEK from the coding sequence TTGTTATTCCTCACCATTCCCCATATGGTTGGGCACGTGAGAGCGCAAGGAGCTGACATCCGGCGCAAGCGCGAGCTACTGGGGCACGGCCTGACCCGCTTCGCCCAGCAAGTCGGTGTCTCACCAGCGCACTTGTCGCGGATCGAAAGAGGTCTCCGCGGGGCCCAGCCCGAGGTGATGAAGCGCATCGCCACAGGGCTCGGCGTCGACATCGAGGACATTTCAACCCAGACGAATGAGAAATGA
- a CDS encoding transcriptional regulator with XRE-family HTH domain: protein MPARTSTELGLRIATARAALRLSRRQIWEASGVSVSMIRKSEEGERVPSDAILEALARALRTTPEALLDGPGRSDSRVHAAIPALRTAVAAYDLPDDGPVRPLDELAAAVQAATDDRVNSRYARLSEQAPALLEELFRAVDQAAGDERRRAAHLLALAVRAADAVAYKHGYRDLSARMVELMRWAADRAEDDSLTATAAYVRTETHLASGRLTAGLRGLRAAVDEMPAPTTTPLAAAGAALHMRAAVVAGRLRDSSAAHDHLAEADRLGGAVPERLYEGTAVGPHSLRIHRLAVAVELAEPGALQAAVAEAGRWAPPLDLGAERRSHYWIDLARAQALIGRRQHAHESLEAARQIAPQHVREHGQVRDLLGTLVRLDRGKTARLVALARWAQAV from the coding sequence ATGCCCGCCCGCACGAGTACCGAGCTCGGCCTCCGCATCGCGACCGCCCGCGCCGCCCTGCGACTGTCGAGGCGTCAGATCTGGGAGGCCAGCGGCGTCTCCGTCAGCATGATCCGCAAGAGCGAGGAGGGGGAGCGCGTCCCTTCCGACGCGATCCTCGAGGCGCTCGCGCGGGCTCTGCGGACGACGCCCGAGGCGCTCCTCGACGGGCCCGGCCGGTCGGACAGCAGGGTGCACGCCGCGATCCCCGCGCTGCGGACCGCAGTCGCGGCGTACGACCTGCCGGATGACGGCCCGGTGCGGCCGTTGGACGAGCTCGCCGCGGCAGTGCAGGCCGCGACGGACGACCGGGTGAACAGCCGGTACGCGCGCCTCTCCGAGCAGGCTCCGGCGCTCCTCGAGGAGCTGTTCCGCGCGGTCGACCAGGCCGCCGGCGATGAGCGGCGCCGCGCCGCGCACCTCCTCGCGCTCGCCGTGCGGGCAGCCGACGCGGTGGCCTACAAGCACGGGTACCGCGACCTCAGCGCGCGCATGGTGGAGTTGATGCGGTGGGCCGCCGACCGGGCCGAGGACGACTCGCTGACCGCCACCGCAGCCTACGTCCGCACCGAGACTCACCTCGCGTCTGGCCGCCTCACCGCTGGCCTGCGAGGTCTGCGCGCCGCCGTCGATGAGATGCCCGCGCCGACCACCACGCCGCTCGCCGCCGCCGGGGCAGCGCTGCACATGCGGGCCGCTGTCGTCGCTGGCCGGCTCCGTGACTCATCTGCCGCGCACGACCACCTCGCGGAGGCGGACCGGCTCGGCGGCGCGGTGCCCGAGCGGCTGTATGAGGGCACTGCGGTGGGCCCTCACTCGCTCCGTATTCACCGGCTGGCCGTTGCGGTGGAGCTTGCCGAGCCGGGTGCCCTGCAGGCCGCGGTCGCGGAGGCCGGCCGCTGGGCGCCGCCGCTGGACCTCGGCGCCGAGCGCAGGTCGCACTACTGGATCGACCTCGCCCGGGCGCAGGCATTGATCGGCCGCCGGCAGCACGCGCACGAGTCGCTCGAGGCGGCCCGGCAGATCGCTCCACAGCACGTCCGGGAGCACGGCCAGGTGCGCGACCTGCTTGGAACGCTGGTCCGGCTCGACAGGGGGAAGACCGCCCGGCTGGTGGCGCTTGCCCGGTGGGCCCAGGCGGTCTGA
- a CDS encoding phage integrase family protein produces MTQAEKDIDVNTLRTTWKHFSSILQAAYKAKRIPANPFRDDELRPPTAPTSKAKAWSLETVLAVREALPPRYRVLLDLAAGAGLRQGETFGFSPDDIDGLKLNVTRQVVKVGGRLAFAPPKGNKERTTVCPPGLAARVRAHTEEFGTVEVTLPWIDPARPNLEWEKRPTRTVRLLVTTTRLNTAGGGAVNRTTWDEKVWKPALAKAGVIPEPVREKVQGERSVWTRFVWAMPREDGFHVLRHTFASVVLQGGETITTLAAWLGHSDPAFTLRTYVHFMPDAGRRGLEALSAWLSPGEEPVRELPGAWVNAETPPELPGGREAA; encoded by the coding sequence GTGACGCAGGCCGAGAAGGACATCGACGTCAACACCCTGCGCACCACTTGGAAGCACTTCAGCAGCATCCTCCAGGCCGCGTACAAGGCCAAGAGGATCCCCGCGAACCCCTTCCGGGACGACGAGCTCCGGCCGCCCACCGCACCGACGAGCAAGGCGAAGGCGTGGTCGCTCGAGACGGTCCTCGCCGTCCGGGAGGCCCTCCCGCCGCGGTACCGGGTCCTCCTGGACCTGGCCGCCGGGGCCGGCCTGCGTCAGGGCGAGACGTTCGGCTTCAGCCCGGACGACATCGACGGCCTCAAGCTGAACGTCACCCGGCAGGTCGTGAAGGTCGGCGGCCGGCTGGCGTTCGCCCCGCCGAAGGGCAACAAGGAGCGGACCACGGTGTGCCCGCCGGGCCTCGCCGCCCGCGTCCGGGCGCACACCGAGGAGTTCGGCACCGTCGAGGTCACCCTGCCGTGGATCGACCCGGCCCGGCCGAACCTCGAGTGGGAAAAGCGGCCGACCCGGACCGTCCGCCTTCTGGTGACCACGACGCGGCTGAACACGGCTGGCGGGGGCGCGGTGAACCGGACGACGTGGGACGAGAAGGTGTGGAAGCCGGCCCTCGCCAAGGCCGGTGTCATCCCGGAGCCGGTGCGGGAGAAGGTGCAGGGGGAGCGGTCGGTCTGGACGCGGTTCGTCTGGGCGATGCCGCGTGAGGACGGCTTCCACGTCCTGCGGCACACGTTCGCGTCCGTCGTCCTCCAGGGCGGCGAGACGATCACGACGCTCGCGGCCTGGCTCGGCCACTCGGACCCGGCGTTCACCCTGCGGACCTACGTCCACTTCATGCCGGACGCCGGACGGCGCGGTCTCGAGGCCCTGTCGGCGTGGCTGTCGCCGGGCGAGGAGCCGGTGCGGGAACTCCCCGGAGCGTGGGTCAACGCTGAAACTCCCCCAGAACTCCCCGGCGGGCGTGAAGCGGCGTGA
- a CDS encoding HAD superfamily hydrolase (TIGR01549 family) yields MIKSVVFDIGETLTSDTRYWTDWARWLGVPAHTMSALVGAVVAQGLDNAEAIRLIRPGCDVPAEWNARRAAGADEHLDEGDLYPDVRPALARLQDAGLWVGIAGNQNHRVGDVLRSMRLPADGVATSAEWGVSKPSPGFFARVAEWAPGDLQQILYVGDHPANDVAPAAAAGLRTAHLRRGPIGYLLADTAEAAAADYRADSLEDLVDQVLTAG; encoded by the coding sequence ATGATCAAGTCGGTCGTGTTCGATATCGGCGAGACCCTGACCAGCGACACCCGGTACTGGACGGACTGGGCCCGGTGGCTCGGCGTCCCCGCGCACACCATGTCCGCCCTCGTCGGCGCGGTCGTCGCCCAAGGCCTCGATAACGCCGAGGCGATCCGGCTGATCCGGCCGGGCTGCGACGTGCCGGCTGAGTGGAACGCGCGGCGCGCGGCCGGCGCCGACGAGCACCTCGACGAGGGCGACCTCTACCCGGACGTCCGGCCCGCCCTGGCCCGCTTGCAGGACGCCGGGCTGTGGGTTGGCATCGCTGGCAACCAGAACCACCGCGTCGGCGACGTGCTGAGGTCGATGCGGCTGCCCGCCGACGGCGTCGCCACGTCGGCGGAGTGGGGCGTGTCGAAGCCCTCGCCCGGCTTCTTCGCTCGGGTCGCCGAGTGGGCGCCGGGCGACCTGCAGCAGATCCTCTACGTCGGCGACCACCCGGCGAACGATGTCGCCCCGGCCGCCGCGGCTGGCCTGCGGACCGCGCACCTCCGCCGCGGGCCGATCGGCTACCTCCTCGCCGACACCGCCGAGGCGGCCGCCGCGGACTACCGGGCCGACTCCCTCGAGGACTTGGTCGACCAGGTGCTCACGGCAGGTTGA
- a CDS encoding HAD superfamily hydrolase (TIGR01509 family)/HAD superfamily hydrolase (TIGR01549 family), protein MIKAVAFDVGECLVDETREYGTWADWLGVPRHTFVAQFGAVIAEGRDYRETFQVFRPGFDLDEERENRAEAGRPEWFGEEDVYPDVRRTFVRLRADGLRLAIAGNQTVRAGKILRELFEGDVDLIGTSDDWGASKPDPSFFERVAEAVAFAPQEILYVGDRLDNDVLPALAAGMRTALIRRGPWGWIQQHDPAADRSTFRIDSLAELPELIAKFNAAGH, encoded by the coding sequence ATGATCAAGGCAGTGGCTTTCGACGTTGGCGAGTGCCTGGTGGACGAGACCAGGGAGTACGGCACGTGGGCCGACTGGCTCGGCGTCCCCCGGCACACTTTCGTGGCACAGTTCGGCGCCGTCATCGCCGAGGGCCGGGACTACCGCGAGACGTTCCAGGTGTTCCGGCCGGGCTTCGACCTGGACGAGGAGCGCGAGAATCGTGCCGAGGCTGGCCGGCCGGAGTGGTTCGGCGAGGAGGACGTGTACCCGGATGTCCGCCGCACGTTCGTCCGTCTCCGGGCCGACGGTCTGCGGCTGGCCATTGCCGGGAACCAGACCGTGCGCGCCGGGAAGATCCTGCGCGAGCTCTTCGAGGGCGACGTCGACCTGATCGGAACGAGCGACGACTGGGGTGCCAGCAAGCCGGACCCGTCGTTCTTCGAGCGCGTCGCCGAGGCCGTGGCGTTCGCCCCGCAGGAGATCCTCTACGTTGGTGACCGCCTCGACAACGACGTGCTGCCCGCGCTCGCTGCCGGAATGCGCACCGCGCTGATCCGCCGCGGGCCGTGGGGCTGGATCCAGCAGCACGACCCGGCTGCCGATCGGTCGACGTTCCGGATCGACTCGCTCGCCGAGCTGCCCGAGCTGATCGCCAAGTTCAACGCTGCAGGGCACTGA